One Mus musculus strain C57BL/6J chromosome Y, GRCm38.p6 C57BL/6J DNA segment encodes these proteins:
- the Gm20925 gene encoding Y-linked testis-specific protein 1-like → MTSLKKKSRRKPSSQALGNIVGCRISHGWKEGNEPVTHWKAIILGQLPTNPSLYLVKYDGIDSVYGQELHSDERILNLKVLPHKVVFPQVRDVHLASALVCREVQHKFEGKDGSEDNWSGMVLAQVPFLQDYFYISYKKDPVLYVYQLLDDYKEGNLHIIPETPLAEARSGDDNDFLIGSWVQYTRDDGSKKFGKVVYKVLANSTVYFIKFLGDLHIYVYTLVSNIT, encoded by the coding sequence atgacatcactcaagaagaagagtaggaggaagccttcttcccaggccctggggaatattgttggctgcagaatttctcacgggtggaaggaaggtaatgagcctgtcacccattggaaggccatcattctaggtcaactgccaacaaacccttctctttatttggtgaagtatgacggaattgacagtgtctacggacaggagctccacagcgatgagaggattttaaatcttaaggtcttgcctcacaaagtagtttttcctcaggtgagggatgtccacctcgccagcgccctggtttgcagagaggtacaacacaaatttgaggggaaagatggctctgaggacaactggagtgggatggtgctagcccaggtgccattcttacaggactatttttacatttcctacaagaaggatccggtcctctacgtctatcagctcctggatgactacaaggaaggtaacctccacatcattccagagacccctctggctgaggcgagatcaggtgatgacaatgacttcttaataggttcctgggtgcagtacaccagagatgatggatccaaaaagttcggaaaggttgtttacaaagttctagccaattctactgtgtactttatcaaatttctcggtgacctacatatctatgtctatactctggtgtcaaatatcacttaa